From Spirosoma aerolatum, one genomic window encodes:
- a CDS encoding DUF4249 domain-containing protein translates to MKAVDTTKRLVFWLIGWLVIGWSPIACVKPDDVLLGGTLDVVVVDGTLTNLIEEQLITLNRSRADPLTGRFGVLPITKAQVEVIVDSAEVVKAEETEDGIYRLPNDFRGQVGHAYQLRFTLNEGPRYVSSQQVMLPVSPIDKARVQFNPVSLPPGLYPTNFRAGYDAFVDTNDPPDQRNYYRWDWILYEKQKWCKSCYQSIYIDTMQTRYIQNGVVATMKQAIENCVNPLTVFSGWTFPNGDWYSDYLCRTPCWARIRNYNLNVFDDQLSNGGLLVGRKVAQVPLLTRQPALMQLRQSSLTAEAYRYFYLFQQQTQNTGGLADTPPTALVGNVRNVTNTRETVVGFFTASTVAVKEIWLNKKDATKLPLGAYDDAGNIVQDDDELFYALKVRLPTQGPEGPPFTPGSHGRFITAPCTPGPNQTPLKPEGWRD, encoded by the coding sequence ATGAAAGCCGTAGATACAACTAAACGTTTAGTGTTCTGGCTGATCGGTTGGCTTGTCATAGGCTGGTCACCGATTGCCTGTGTTAAGCCAGACGATGTACTTCTGGGTGGTACGTTGGATGTAGTAGTCGTAGATGGCACCCTGACAAACCTGATTGAGGAGCAACTTATTACGCTCAATCGCTCCCGCGCTGACCCACTTACAGGCCGATTTGGGGTATTGCCGATTACTAAAGCGCAGGTTGAGGTGATAGTAGATTCGGCCGAAGTCGTAAAAGCCGAAGAAACGGAAGATGGTATTTACCGATTGCCCAATGATTTTCGCGGGCAGGTGGGCCATGCCTACCAACTGAGGTTTACACTCAATGAAGGTCCCCGTTATGTATCCAGTCAGCAGGTGATGCTACCAGTTTCGCCAATCGATAAAGCACGCGTACAGTTCAATCCGGTCAGTTTGCCGCCGGGCCTGTACCCGACAAATTTCCGGGCAGGGTATGATGCGTTTGTTGACACCAACGACCCGCCCGATCAGCGTAATTATTATCGTTGGGACTGGATTTTGTACGAAAAGCAAAAATGGTGCAAAAGCTGCTACCAAAGTATTTACATCGACACCATGCAGACCCGCTACATCCAGAATGGTGTGGTAGCTACTATGAAACAAGCTATTGAAAACTGCGTAAATCCATTAACGGTGTTCTCCGGCTGGACTTTTCCCAATGGCGACTGGTATTCCGACTACCTGTGCCGGACACCCTGCTGGGCACGGATTCGTAATTATAACCTGAATGTATTCGACGACCAGCTCAGTAACGGTGGTTTGTTGGTGGGCCGCAAAGTAGCCCAGGTTCCTCTGTTGACCCGCCAGCCTGCGTTAATGCAACTGCGGCAGTCGTCGCTAACGGCAGAAGCCTACCGGTATTTTTATCTGTTTCAGCAGCAAACCCAGAATACGGGCGGTCTGGCCGACACGCCCCCAACGGCTTTGGTGGGGAATGTCAGAAATGTAACGAATACTAGGGAAACGGTAGTCGGATTCTTTACGGCAAGCACGGTAGCCGTGAAAGAAATCTGGCTCAATAAAAAAGACGCTACCAAACTTCCACTGGGTGCCTATGACGATGCCGGAAATATTGTACAGGACGATGATGAACTATTCTACGCGCTGAAGGTTCGTTTGCCAACGCAAGGTCCCGAAGGACCACCGTTTACGCCGGGTAGTCACGGCCGCTTTATCACCGCCCCCTGTACACCCGGCCCTAACCAAACCCCGCTAAAGCCCGAAGGCTGGCGAGATTGA
- a CDS encoding DUF4249 domain-containing protein, with amino-acid sequence MSLLPALLIACVDPVDGILLGTVDVLVVDGIINNLPEPQVIRLNRSKSDPFTGQTGFTPITGATVEVVVDSAEAIPCHETIDGSYQLPSDFKGQIGHAYQLRFSLVDGTRYASTQQIVPAYPVPSINKLTARFNPKSLRTPLDGFYTAGHDLFVEFKDPVEAHNYYRWDWRIWEKQQWCRTCQQGVYAVYGIRDSLVLSNASRGNYYSYTEDRSTRLEDCYRELTPPAFSYRTPLPDYTYDYMCRTNCWEIFYSHDITVFDDVYTNGGLITGLKAAQIPFYTYNPCLVEIRQSALTADAYGYFKAIQDQTERTGGLADTPPSVLAGNVHNVANRKEVVVGFFSASVLASLRYWLDRKDASGVSFGGSGPAGYGGDVGSELFYVLNRRQPVMEPTPPAIPQMVIQNSPNRPPTALCLPNDNRTPNKPEGWRD; translated from the coding sequence ATGAGCTTGTTACCTGCGTTGCTTATCGCCTGCGTCGATCCTGTGGACGGAATACTGCTCGGAACGGTGGATGTGCTAGTGGTGGATGGGATCATTAATAATCTGCCAGAACCACAGGTTATTCGACTCAATCGATCAAAATCCGATCCATTTACGGGACAGACCGGCTTTACGCCAATCACCGGGGCAACTGTAGAGGTCGTAGTGGATTCGGCTGAAGCGATCCCCTGCCACGAAACCATTGATGGCTCGTACCAACTCCCCAGCGATTTTAAAGGGCAAATCGGTCACGCATATCAACTCCGTTTTTCACTGGTGGATGGAACCCGGTATGCGTCGACTCAACAGATTGTGCCGGCTTATCCAGTTCCGTCGATCAATAAACTAACGGCCCGGTTCAATCCCAAAAGTTTACGAACACCACTGGATGGTTTCTATACAGCGGGGCACGACCTGTTTGTTGAATTTAAAGACCCTGTCGAGGCCCATAATTATTACCGCTGGGACTGGAGGATTTGGGAAAAGCAGCAATGGTGTCGGACTTGCCAGCAGGGCGTTTATGCCGTTTACGGAATTCGAGACAGCTTGGTATTGTCGAATGCGTCGCGGGGAAACTATTATAGCTACACGGAAGATCGGTCGACCCGGTTGGAAGATTGCTATCGGGAATTAACGCCCCCCGCTTTCTCCTATCGCACGCCTTTGCCCGACTACACCTATGATTACATGTGCCGTACCAATTGCTGGGAAATCTTTTACAGTCACGACATTACCGTCTTCGATGATGTGTATACCAACGGTGGGTTAATTACTGGACTTAAGGCAGCGCAAATTCCGTTTTATACCTATAATCCGTGTTTGGTCGAAATTCGGCAAAGCGCGCTCACAGCCGACGCTTATGGCTATTTTAAAGCGATTCAGGATCAGACCGAACGCACGGGTGGCCTGGCCGATACACCGCCGTCAGTTTTGGCGGGCAATGTGCATAATGTAGCCAATCGTAAAGAAGTTGTTGTTGGCTTTTTTTCTGCATCTGTTCTAGCCTCGTTGCGGTATTGGCTCGACCGGAAAGATGCCTCTGGTGTATCATTTGGGGGCTCCGGGCCTGCTGGGTATGGAGGTGATGTAGGGTCAGAGCTATTTTATGTGTTGAACAGACGTCAGCCTGTCATGGAGCCTACTCCGCCAGCTATTCCACAAATGGTAATACAGAATAGCCCGAACCGTCCTCCAACGGCCCTTTGTTTGCCAAACGATAATAGAACACCCAATAAACCCGAAGGCTGGCGGGATTAG
- a CDS encoding matrixin family metalloprotease gives MRFFCLILLVCAGAIGLPMACSREATMAPSRNVDFMATAARSLNYPIRVQFVNVSDSTGAAQWDFGNGRSSKEFSPVIPYDSSGSFPVRLTVTYGELSQSVMKRVEVPFRRISVAVLYMVPKERDFDPGLLAAIRKAMPIVQTWYGQRLSGQTFTLNTPIVDTLHCSRYSYEYGVNSIDLLNSISEEIYKKTAAKLNPNEQVFLVFYPMGIASAEGVGIATQQNGIDRRVGLIGASACQSLTKTDPSGQNLGYWTTAHELGHALGLSHNLNPDALMFGPVDNSGYFPDAPRPVFLTCQLTSGDKVILQNSSFIR, from the coding sequence ATGCGCTTCTTCTGCCTGATTTTGTTGGTTTGTGCAGGGGCTATCGGGTTGCCGATGGCCTGCTCCAGAGAGGCTACTATGGCCCCATCGCGCAACGTTGACTTTATGGCGACGGCCGCTCGTTCACTGAATTACCCTATACGTGTTCAGTTTGTAAATGTATCGGATAGTACAGGCGCTGCCCAGTGGGATTTTGGAAACGGACGAAGTTCAAAGGAATTTTCTCCTGTTATTCCGTATGATTCAAGCGGTTCATTTCCTGTACGTTTGACAGTAACGTATGGTGAGTTGAGTCAGTCGGTCATGAAACGGGTCGAGGTTCCGTTCAGACGGATTAGCGTAGCCGTGTTATATATGGTCCCTAAAGAGCGGGATTTCGACCCAGGTTTGCTGGCTGCGATCCGAAAGGCAATGCCCATTGTTCAAACCTGGTATGGTCAGCGGTTGAGTGGTCAAACTTTTACTTTAAATACACCGATTGTCGATACGCTTCACTGTAGTCGCTACAGCTATGAATATGGGGTCAACTCCATCGACCTGTTAAACAGTATTTCGGAAGAGATCTATAAAAAAACAGCAGCGAAACTAAATCCGAACGAACAGGTCTTCCTGGTATTTTATCCGATGGGAATTGCTAGTGCCGAAGGAGTAGGTATAGCTACTCAACAGAATGGAATTGACCGGCGGGTCGGGCTTATTGGGGCTAGCGCCTGTCAGAGCCTGACTAAAACAGACCCTAGCGGCCAAAATCTTGGCTATTGGACAACAGCGCATGAGTTGGGTCATGCCTTGGGGCTGTCGCACAATCTGAATCCAGATGCACTTATGTTTGGGCCAGTTGATAACAGTGGCTATTTCCCTGATGCCCCGCGTCCTGTTTTTCTGACCTGTCAGTTGACTTCGGGCGATAAAGTAATTCTACAAAACAGCTCATTCATACGGTAA
- a CDS encoding TonB-dependent receptor, producing the protein MLRFVFILLLGLSSIAASAQILYTLSGTIRDSTSNQPVVRAAVVLDYDKSATGTYTDEQGHYSIKARMGQHIVVVRSIGFVPFRTTISIRGNTTLDVRLPSVASQLEEVVVTSKGYDRNVRQPLLGVSQINIATLKKMPAALGEVDIMRSLQMLPGVTSVGEAANGVNIRGGTTDQNLILMDDTPIFNPTHMFGLFSVFPPDAVGGLDLYKGNVPARYGGRAASVLDISLRNPDLNEFKLSGGASLVANRLTVETPIIKGKLGLLISGRGAFNDFLLRLASKRLDDIRAKFGDGTAKLFWRIDDRNTVTAMGYFSQDLFQTNLLGSLANVNAINTQYAQQTANGMVRWFHAFNPRLNLQTTALVAQYIPRILSTEDSTFNKVVLKQSLLQRQLKSNLNYQLENQKIEIGISGTHYRLNPGELIPNNSLAVNYQRTPIENAMELGIHAEDEISVSEKLAVSVGLRYSHFLSLGPSVVRRYGSEGTSGAVYDITNVVDSVRYGAGQVAGQYGGFEPRLGLRYALGDNSSIKLGYNLMRQYLQVITNTTTPLPTSRWKTSDAHIQPQVSQLWSAGYFHNSKNNIFELSAEVYWRSTQHILDYKPGADFLLQPYPETQLLPGRSKAYGLEIMMAKKKGELTGWVNYTYARTLNQVAAGVDFQQQINGGDWYRANYDRPHSVNISLNINQGRHHSFSFNFAYSTGRPYTAPEGFIRYQGRTYPYYDERNQYRLPDYHRLDFAWNIYNPSMKHRRWQGHWTFTVYNLYGRRNVYSIFYRTEGQATNPYRLSIFAAPIPSLTYNFEFK; encoded by the coding sequence ATGCTTCGATTCGTATTTATCCTTCTTCTCGGGCTGAGCAGTATAGCGGCTTCTGCCCAGATTCTTTACACTCTATCGGGTACGATTCGAGACTCAACCTCCAATCAACCCGTTGTTCGGGCGGCTGTTGTGCTGGACTATGACAAGTCGGCTACGGGTACGTACACCGACGAGCAGGGGCACTATTCGATCAAGGCCCGGATGGGCCAGCACATTGTGGTGGTGCGTAGTATTGGCTTTGTCCCCTTCCGAACAACGATTTCCATTCGGGGCAACACTACCCTGGATGTACGCTTACCCTCCGTAGCCAGCCAGCTCGAAGAGGTAGTCGTTACCAGTAAAGGATACGATCGGAATGTTCGTCAGCCGTTGCTGGGTGTCAGTCAAATTAATATTGCTACGCTCAAGAAGATGCCGGCTGCTTTAGGGGAGGTCGATATTATGCGTAGTCTGCAAATGCTGCCGGGTGTTACGAGTGTGGGCGAAGCGGCCAACGGAGTCAATATCCGGGGTGGAACAACCGATCAGAACCTGATTCTGATGGACGATACGCCCATTTTTAATCCTACCCACATGTTTGGGCTTTTTTCGGTATTCCCGCCCGATGCCGTAGGAGGCCTTGATTTATACAAAGGTAATGTGCCCGCTCGGTACGGTGGGCGAGCGGCTTCGGTGCTGGACATTAGCTTGCGCAATCCTGATCTGAACGAGTTTAAGCTGAGCGGTGGAGCTAGTCTGGTTGCCAATCGGTTAACGGTCGAAACCCCAATTATAAAAGGAAAACTGGGATTATTGATTTCGGGTCGAGGTGCTTTTAACGATTTTCTGCTTCGACTGGCCTCCAAACGACTGGACGATATCCGGGCTAAGTTTGGTGATGGGACTGCTAAGCTTTTCTGGCGCATCGACGACCGCAACACGGTTACGGCAATGGGGTATTTCAGTCAGGATTTGTTCCAGACCAATCTATTGGGTAGTCTGGCGAATGTGAATGCAATTAATACGCAGTACGCCCAGCAAACAGCTAATGGGATGGTACGCTGGTTCCATGCCTTCAACCCCCGTCTGAATCTGCAAACCACAGCATTGGTGGCTCAGTATATTCCTCGTATCCTATCGACTGAGGACAGCACATTCAATAAAGTGGTCTTGAAACAGTCGCTCTTGCAACGGCAGCTCAAGTCGAACCTGAACTATCAGTTAGAGAATCAGAAAATTGAAATCGGGATTAGCGGAACCCATTACCGACTGAATCCCGGCGAGTTGATACCGAACAACAGCCTCGCGGTGAATTATCAGCGGACACCCATCGAAAATGCTATGGAACTGGGCATCCATGCTGAAGATGAGATTAGTGTTTCAGAAAAGCTGGCGGTGTCGGTGGGGCTTCGGTATTCCCATTTTCTTAGTCTGGGCCCATCAGTAGTTCGTCGTTACGGTAGTGAAGGAACGAGCGGTGCTGTTTACGATATCACCAATGTGGTTGATTCCGTCCGATACGGGGCTGGTCAGGTGGCGGGTCAATACGGTGGATTTGAACCCAGGCTGGGTTTACGCTATGCATTGGGTGATAACTCATCCATCAAACTGGGTTATAACCTGATGCGGCAGTATTTGCAGGTGATTACCAATACTACAACGCCATTACCTACGTCGCGCTGGAAAACCTCGGATGCGCACATCCAGCCGCAGGTGAGTCAGCTATGGTCGGCGGGGTATTTTCATAATTCGAAGAATAACATTTTTGAGTTGTCGGCTGAGGTGTACTGGCGTAGTACCCAGCATATTCTGGATTACAAACCGGGGGCTGATTTTCTGTTGCAACCCTATCCCGAAACGCAATTGCTACCCGGTCGAAGCAAGGCCTATGGGCTGGAAATCATGATGGCCAAAAAGAAGGGCGAGCTCACGGGTTGGGTTAACTACACCTATGCCCGAACGCTGAACCAGGTAGCCGCTGGGGTCGATTTTCAGCAGCAGATCAATGGTGGCGATTGGTACCGAGCCAATTACGACCGACCACATAGTGTCAATATAAGCCTGAATATCAACCAGGGACGACATCACAGTTTTTCGTTCAATTTTGCCTACAGTACCGGCCGACCGTATACGGCTCCAGAAGGGTTCATTCGCTATCAGGGACGCACCTATCCGTATTACGACGAACGGAATCAGTACCGGCTACCCGATTACCATCGGCTGGATTTCGCCTGGAACATCTACAACCCCAGCATGAAGCATCGTCGGTGGCAGGGGCACTGGACCTTTACCGTATATAATCTGTACGGTCGCCGGAATGTGTACTCGATCTTTTACCGGACTGAGGGACAGGCGACTAACCCGTATCGGCTGAGTATTTTCGCTGCTCCGATTCCTAGCCTGACCTACAATTTCGAGTTTAAGTAA
- a CDS encoding DUF4249 domain-containing protein — MRSFLLLSLCLSITYWLTACVDSLDLTLNSSIDVLVVDGTITNLPEPQVIRLNRSKADRLTGRFGAVPVTKATVEIIVDSTQVIPCHETVDGTYQLPSDFKGQIGHAYQLRFTLSDGTRYQSTQQVMPAVPPIRSVSARFNPVALPVEQQLDGGYRAGHDVFIETQDPADQPNYYRWDWKLWEKQSWCRSCHEGIYSVNNILLHTYKDKTFYVAGNDLYEDCFVPVNYMEAGQPPFQTGLYVYDYPCRTDCWEILYSYALNVFDDQYTNGSLIQHRSVAQIPYYDSTACLVEIRQSSLTQSAHAYFNQFQRTQLTNGLTDTAPSAPVGNIRNMADSREKVVGYFTASAVSAKRYWIDRNDVNGLPFGNIVPEKVPWQPGAAFFYSLNRRQPIPEPIYPYPSIRIWGGPPRPVTAICVPSDSRTPFKPEGWQE; from the coding sequence ATGCGTTCATTTCTTTTGCTTTCGCTCTGTCTATCAATCACCTACTGGCTTACCGCCTGTGTCGATTCACTTGATCTTACTCTCAACAGTTCGATCGATGTGCTGGTCGTGGATGGCACGATCACAAACCTACCAGAGCCGCAGGTGATCCGACTGAATCGCTCCAAAGCCGACCGGCTGACCGGTCGTTTTGGAGCCGTACCCGTTACGAAAGCCACGGTAGAAATCATCGTGGACTCGACTCAGGTTATTCCCTGCCACGAAACCGTTGACGGTACCTATCAACTTCCCAGTGATTTTAAAGGACAAATTGGGCACGCCTATCAACTGCGGTTTACCCTTTCCGATGGTACTCGCTATCAATCGACACAGCAGGTTATGCCAGCTGTACCCCCAATTCGTAGTGTATCAGCCCGCTTCAATCCCGTGGCATTGCCCGTTGAGCAGCAGTTGGATGGAGGCTACCGAGCTGGGCACGACGTTTTTATTGAGACGCAGGACCCCGCCGATCAGCCAAATTATTACCGCTGGGACTGGAAGCTCTGGGAAAAACAAAGCTGGTGCCGGAGTTGTCATGAAGGAATTTATTCCGTGAATAACATCCTGCTTCACACCTACAAAGACAAAACATTTTACGTAGCAGGCAATGACCTCTATGAAGACTGTTTCGTTCCCGTAAATTATATGGAAGCTGGTCAGCCGCCCTTTCAGACTGGGTTATATGTCTATGATTACCCCTGCCGTACCGATTGCTGGGAAATTCTCTATAGCTATGCACTGAATGTATTCGATGATCAATACACGAATGGGAGTCTCATTCAGCATCGGTCCGTGGCTCAGATTCCTTATTATGATAGCACTGCCTGCCTGGTCGAAATTCGTCAGTCGTCACTAACCCAATCCGCTCATGCCTACTTCAATCAATTTCAGCGCACCCAATTGACTAATGGGCTGACCGATACGGCCCCTTCCGCACCTGTCGGTAACATTCGAAATATGGCTGATAGTCGGGAGAAAGTAGTAGGGTACTTTACAGCATCGGCCGTGTCGGCCAAACGATACTGGATCGACCGAAACGATGTGAATGGGCTTCCCTTTGGCAACATCGTTCCTGAAAAAGTGCCCTGGCAACCTGGTGCAGCCTTTTTTTATTCCTTAAACCGTAGGCAACCGATACCAGAACCCATTTATCCATACCCCAGCATCCGAATATGGGGTGGCCCTCCCCGACCGGTTACTGCCATTTGCGTACCCAGCGACAGCCGAACGCCGTTTAAGCCAGAAGGTTGGCAGGAGTAG
- a CDS encoding phospho-sugar mutase codes for MTTALDSSTQQRVDKWLSGNYDAATKESIQHLIDSGNTTELTDSFYRDLEFGTGGLRGVLGVGSNRMNRYTVGAATQGLSNYINAAFPGEDVSVAIAHDSRRMSPEFAQLAADIFSANGIKVYLFSSLRPTPELSFAIRQLGCQSGLVITASHNPPEYNGYKVYWSDGGQVVSPHDKGIIAEVNKVTSVDDIKFMGIPERITMIDEIIDAPYVERVKSNAVNPDVIKRQANLNIVYTPIHGTGITLVPRVLDALGFNNVHIVEQQATPDGNFPTVKSPNPEERAAMQLALDLALSINADLVMATDPDADRVGAGARNHHGEFELLNGNQMASLIIYYLLNAWKDAGKLTGKEFVAKTIVTTDLIDQMCKNYGVTCYNTLTGFKYIAEVIRELEGKEKFIGGGEESYGYLIGDFVRDKDAIASCAIIAELTAYAKDQGKSLFDMLMAMYMENGFYYEALVSLTKKGKSGAEEIQKMMADFRANPPQAIAGSPVVRVDDYKALTRLDAQTGTTTAIEAGKMGIESSNVLQFFTEDGTKVSARPSGTEPKIKFYVSVREPLASKEAFDETYAQLKAKVQRVIDELQLN; via the coding sequence ATGACTACTGCCCTCGACTCTTCTACCCAGCAACGTGTTGATAAATGGCTCAGTGGCAATTACGATGCCGCCACGAAAGAATCGATTCAGCATTTGATTGACTCAGGAAATACCACTGAACTTACCGACTCGTTTTATCGCGACCTGGAATTCGGAACCGGAGGGCTTCGGGGCGTTTTGGGTGTAGGCTCCAATCGCATGAACCGCTACACCGTGGGTGCGGCTACACAGGGGCTTTCCAACTACATCAATGCGGCATTTCCCGGCGAAGATGTGAGCGTAGCTATCGCGCACGACAGCCGCCGGATGAGTCCGGAATTTGCCCAGTTAGCGGCCGATATTTTTTCGGCCAATGGCATAAAAGTATACCTGTTCAGCAGTCTGCGCCCAACGCCCGAGCTGTCGTTTGCCATCCGGCAGTTAGGTTGCCAAAGTGGCCTGGTTATCACGGCGTCGCACAATCCGCCTGAGTATAATGGGTATAAAGTGTACTGGAGCGATGGCGGCCAGGTTGTGTCTCCGCATGATAAGGGGATTATTGCCGAGGTAAATAAAGTTACTTCCGTTGATGACATCAAGTTCATGGGTATTCCCGAACGTATCACGATGATCGACGAAATAATCGATGCCCCATATGTGGAGCGCGTAAAGTCGAACGCTGTCAATCCCGATGTAATTAAGCGTCAGGCAAACCTGAATATTGTCTATACACCCATTCACGGAACAGGTATTACACTGGTACCGCGCGTACTTGATGCGCTGGGCTTCAACAATGTCCATATTGTAGAACAGCAGGCGACTCCCGATGGCAATTTCCCCACCGTAAAATCCCCCAACCCCGAAGAACGGGCTGCCATGCAACTGGCTCTGGACCTGGCTTTATCGATCAACGCCGACCTGGTGATGGCAACCGACCCTGATGCCGACCGCGTTGGTGCTGGTGCTCGCAACCATCATGGGGAGTTTGAGCTACTCAACGGTAACCAGATGGCCAGTCTGATTATTTACTACCTGCTCAACGCCTGGAAAGACGCCGGTAAGCTGACGGGGAAAGAGTTTGTCGCCAAAACCATCGTGACCACCGATCTGATCGATCAGATGTGTAAGAACTACGGCGTCACCTGTTACAATACCCTCACTGGCTTTAAATACATCGCCGAAGTTATCCGTGAACTCGAAGGCAAAGAGAAATTCATTGGAGGGGGTGAAGAAAGTTATGGCTACCTCATCGGCGATTTCGTCCGCGACAAAGACGCTATTGCCTCCTGTGCAATTATTGCCGAGCTAACTGCCTATGCCAAAGATCAGGGCAAGAGTCTGTTCGACATGCTGATGGCTATGTACATGGAAAACGGATTCTATTACGAAGCGCTGGTATCGTTGACCAAGAAAGGTAAATCAGGCGCTGAAGAAATCCAGAAAATGATGGCCGACTTCCGGGCAAACCCTCCGCAGGCGATTGCCGGATCGCCTGTCGTACGTGTCGATGATTACAAAGCCCTGACGCGACTGGATGCACAGACAGGTACAACGACCGCTATCGAAGCGGGGAAAATGGGGATTGAGTCATCCAATGTGCTACAGTTCTTTACCGAAGATGGCACTAAAGTATCAGCACGTCCGTCGGGTACTGAGCCTAAAATTAAATTTTACGTCAGCGTACGTGAGCCACTGGCAAGCAAAGAAGCTTTTGACGAAACCTATGCGCAGTTGAAGGCGAAAGTCCAGCGTGTAATCGACGAATTGCAGCTAAACTAG